The Streptomyces sp. NBC_01275 genome has a segment encoding these proteins:
- a CDS encoding AAA family ATPase has product MTEPGHHGPPPPRAEVCETHTAIVFFAGDRAYKVKKPVDLGFLDYTTPTARQDACEREVALNRRFAPDVYLGLGEFSSPDAEAPEPLVVMRRMPADRRLSRLVRGGAVLDDVLRTVARHLAAWHADAPRGRDVDEQGTRDALSSRWEASFAQIHASADDGSVPEGMTETEQLVRRYLAGRERLFASRIEQRRVVDGHGDLLAEDIFCLDDGPRVLDCLEFDDRLRYVDGLDDAAFLAMDLEQLGAPEAAAYFLAQYSEYSGDPAPASLWHHYVAYRAFVRAKVSLIQARQGAPGAAAVTRRLISTTLRHLRTSAVGLTLVGGLPGSGKSTLSGALADRLGVTLLSSDRVRKELAGIPPEQSAAAGYGEGLYTPEWTARTYAALLDRAAALLSAGESVVLDATWSDTARREAARRVAEHTSADLVALHCHVPDDVSAARLSTRAPGASDADLDIATAMAAREPAWPEAVAVDTSGPLESVVARALAAVRPWGTGQAPVFRRPYMEPD; this is encoded by the coding sequence ATGACTGAGCCCGGCCACCACGGGCCGCCGCCCCCGCGCGCGGAGGTGTGCGAGACCCATACCGCGATCGTGTTCTTCGCCGGGGACCGCGCCTACAAGGTCAAGAAACCGGTGGACCTGGGATTCCTGGACTACACCACGCCGACGGCGCGCCAGGACGCGTGCGAACGCGAAGTCGCTCTCAACCGCCGCTTCGCCCCCGACGTCTATCTGGGCCTGGGCGAGTTCAGCAGCCCGGACGCCGAAGCACCCGAACCCCTGGTGGTGATGCGACGCATGCCCGCGGACCGGCGTCTCTCCCGCCTGGTACGAGGAGGCGCCGTCCTGGACGACGTCCTGCGGACCGTCGCCCGGCACCTCGCCGCGTGGCACGCGGACGCGCCCCGTGGCCGGGACGTGGACGAGCAAGGCACCCGGGACGCCCTGTCGTCGCGCTGGGAGGCCAGCTTCGCGCAGATCCACGCGTCGGCCGACGACGGCTCCGTGCCCGAGGGGATGACGGAGACGGAACAACTGGTGCGCCGCTATCTCGCAGGCCGCGAGCGGTTGTTCGCATCCCGTATCGAGCAACGGCGGGTGGTCGACGGCCACGGTGACCTGCTCGCCGAGGACATCTTCTGCCTGGACGACGGTCCCCGCGTCCTGGACTGCCTGGAGTTCGACGACCGGCTGCGCTACGTCGACGGCCTGGACGACGCCGCCTTCCTCGCCATGGACCTGGAACAGCTAGGAGCCCCGGAAGCCGCCGCGTACTTCCTGGCGCAGTACAGCGAATACTCCGGCGACCCCGCCCCCGCGTCACTGTGGCACCACTACGTCGCCTACCGCGCGTTCGTCCGCGCCAAGGTCTCCCTGATCCAGGCCCGCCAGGGAGCGCCCGGCGCGGCGGCGGTGACACGCAGGCTGATCTCGACGACGCTGCGCCACCTGCGCACCTCCGCCGTCGGCCTGACCCTCGTCGGCGGGCTGCCGGGCAGCGGGAAGTCCACCCTCTCCGGTGCGCTGGCCGACCGGCTGGGAGTCACCCTGCTCAGCAGCGACCGCGTCCGCAAGGAACTGGCGGGCATTCCCCCAGAGCAGTCCGCGGCGGCCGGCTACGGCGAAGGGCTGTACACACCCGAGTGGACCGCCAGGACCTACGCCGCCCTCCTGGACCGCGCGGCCGCTCTGCTGTCCGCCGGGGAGTCCGTCGTTCTGGACGCCACCTGGTCCGACACGGCACGGCGTGAAGCGGCACGGCGCGTGGCCGAACACACCAGCGCCGACCTGGTCGCCCTGCACTGTCACGTCCCGGACGACGTGTCAGCGGCCCGCCTGAGCACGCGCGCCCCCGGCGCGTCCGACGCCGATCTCGACATCGCCACCGCCATGGCGGCCAGGGAACCCGCGTGGCCCGAGGCCGTCGCCGTCGACACCAGCGGCCCGTTGGAGTCCGTGGTAGCCCGGGCACTGGCAGCCGTACGCCCCTGGGGCACCGGTCAGGCCCCGGTCTTCCGGCGCCCCTACATGGAGCCGGACTGA
- a CDS encoding 6-phosphofructokinase gives MRVGVLTGGGDCPGLNAVIRSVVRKGVQEYAFDFVGLRDGWLGALQDKVVPLDIPSVRGILPRGGTILGSSRTNPFKHEDGLRRVQDTLAAHNVDALVVIGGEDTLGVATALSRQGVDLVGVPKTIDNDVSGTDYTFGFDTAVGIVTEAVDRLHTTAESHMRTLVVEVMGRHSGWIALHGGVAGGANVILIPERPFDIDQVCERVKSRFETNYAPIVVVAEGAVPQEGQMMVKDQMLDEFGHVRLSGIGEWLAREISERTGTDARTTVLGHIQRGGTPSSFDRWLATRFGLHAIDAVKDGDFGVMVALQGTQIVRVPLADVTEKTKRVDPSLYDEFEVFFG, from the coding sequence ATGAGGGTTGGAGTGCTGACCGGCGGCGGTGACTGTCCCGGCCTCAATGCTGTGATCCGCAGCGTCGTCCGCAAAGGCGTACAGGAGTACGCCTTTGACTTCGTCGGCCTGCGAGACGGCTGGCTCGGCGCGCTCCAGGACAAGGTGGTGCCGCTCGACATCCCCAGCGTGCGCGGAATCCTCCCCCGCGGAGGAACCATCCTCGGCTCCTCCCGTACCAACCCGTTCAAGCACGAGGACGGCCTGCGGCGGGTGCAGGACACCCTTGCCGCGCACAACGTGGACGCGCTCGTCGTGATCGGCGGCGAGGACACGCTCGGTGTGGCCACCGCACTGAGCCGGCAGGGGGTCGATCTGGTCGGTGTTCCGAAGACCATCGACAACGACGTTTCCGGCACCGACTACACCTTCGGCTTCGACACCGCCGTCGGCATCGTGACCGAGGCCGTCGACCGGCTCCACACCACTGCCGAGTCGCACATGCGCACCCTGGTGGTGGAGGTGATGGGGCGGCACTCAGGGTGGATCGCGCTGCACGGCGGCGTCGCGGGCGGCGCCAACGTGATCCTCATACCGGAGCGGCCGTTCGACATCGATCAGGTCTGTGAGCGGGTGAAAAGCCGATTCGAGACCAACTACGCGCCGATCGTCGTGGTGGCCGAGGGAGCCGTCCCGCAAGAGGGACAGATGATGGTCAAGGACCAGATGCTGGACGAGTTCGGCCATGTGCGGCTGTCCGGCATCGGCGAATGGCTGGCCCGGGAGATCTCGGAGCGCACGGGCACCGACGCCCGCACCACGGTCCTGGGGCACATCCAGCGCGGCGGCACGCCGAGCTCCTTCGACCGGTGGCTGGCCACGCGCTTCGGTCTGCACGCCATCGACGCGGTCAAGGACGGTGACTTCGGCGTGATGGTGGCCCTGCAGGGTACGCAGATCGTCCGCGTTCCCCTCGCCGATGTCACAGAGAAGACCAAGCGGGTCGACCCGTCGCTGTACGACGAGTTCGAGGTGTTCTTCGGCTGA
- a CDS encoding universal stress protein, which produces MSHPVVAGIDGSAHSSVAADWAAREATLRGVELRLVHASPPLPGTAVPLPAVDGLRHMGERMLERTVADLGDRYPHLEVRGEQADDPPASALLAAARTAGLLVVGTRGTGGFDGLTVGSVALRTAMAAPCPVVLVPRQHAGAFGGGMPSARGATQVVVGFDAHHPVSETVDFAFSAAEARGAGLRVVQAWAFPADSVSPRTLAVTEEDRATWEDQEVFQLSDALRAWQEKYPRVTVRPDVVLLHPAEALLSTSRSAELLVVGRRTDPQAVEGRLGFIAHGVLHHARCPVAVVPHVG; this is translated from the coding sequence ATGAGTCACCCTGTGGTGGCGGGTATCGACGGGTCCGCGCACAGTTCGGTGGCAGCCGACTGGGCGGCGCGAGAGGCCACGCTGCGTGGCGTTGAGCTGCGCCTGGTACATGCCTCCCCACCGCTTCCGGGCACCGCCGTGCCGCTCCCGGCGGTGGACGGGTTGCGTCACATGGGCGAGCGGATGCTCGAGCGGACGGTCGCCGACCTCGGCGACCGCTACCCGCACCTCGAGGTACGGGGTGAACAGGCCGACGACCCCCCGGCCTCGGCGCTCCTCGCCGCGGCGCGCACCGCCGGGCTCCTCGTCGTCGGCACACGGGGCACAGGCGGCTTCGACGGTCTCACGGTCGGCTCGGTGGCCCTGCGGACGGCCATGGCAGCCCCTTGTCCCGTTGTCCTGGTGCCCCGACAGCACGCCGGCGCCTTCGGGGGAGGGATGCCCTCGGCACGCGGCGCCACCCAGGTGGTGGTGGGATTCGACGCGCATCACCCGGTCAGCGAGACGGTGGACTTCGCGTTCTCGGCCGCTGAGGCACGCGGAGCAGGTCTGCGGGTGGTCCAGGCATGGGCCTTTCCTGCCGACTCCGTGTCGCCCCGGACGCTGGCGGTGACGGAGGAGGACCGCGCCACCTGGGAGGACCAGGAGGTCTTCCAGCTCTCCGACGCCCTGCGCGCGTGGCAGGAGAAGTATCCGCGGGTGACGGTCCGTCCCGATGTCGTGCTGCTCCACCCCGCGGAAGCGCTCTTGAGCACGTCCCGCAGTGCGGAGCTGCTCGTCGTGGGCCGCCGTACCGATCCGCAGGCGGTCGAGGGCAGACTCGGGTTCATCGCCCACGGCGTGCTGCACCACGCCCGCTGTCCGGTGGCGGTCGTTCCGCACGTCGGCTGA
- a CDS encoding Crp/Fnr family transcriptional regulator — MSHAREVSFAAGERVFDEGGKADRFWIIHTGTVALDLRVPGRRPVVVETLGAGRLLGWSWMVPPHHWHLGAEAGSPVRAYEFDAAAVREMCAKDPGLDHELCSYVSGVLARRLRSARVRLLDLYAPHGAGEVP; from the coding sequence ATGTCACACGCTCGCGAGGTGTCGTTCGCGGCAGGCGAGCGCGTCTTCGACGAGGGCGGCAAGGCCGACCGCTTCTGGATCATCCACACGGGCACGGTCGCTCTCGACCTTCGAGTGCCCGGCAGACGGCCGGTGGTCGTCGAGACCCTCGGTGCCGGAAGACTGCTGGGCTGGTCCTGGATGGTCCCTCCCCATCACTGGCATCTGGGGGCCGAGGCCGGCAGCCCGGTGCGTGCCTACGAGTTCGACGCGGCGGCGGTTCGTGAGATGTGCGCGAAAGACCCGGGGCTGGATCACGAGCTGTGTAGCTATGTCTCCGGCGTGCTCGCGCGCCGGCTCAGGTCCGCCCGGGTGCGACTGCTCGACCTGTACGCGCCCCACGGTGCGGGCGAGGTTCCCTGA